The nucleotide sequence GTTTGCATTTTCAAGatcattatttatttatacatatatgAAAGAAAGAAAGTAGTACTGACGGAGCTTCGGATGACCATGGATGGAAAAGCCTTGTGGTGGCAAAGATCAAGAGAGACTTCCATGCCAGAGTTCCCACACCCCACAACCATAACTTTCTTTCCTCGATAATCTTTGCCAGAGCGGTAATCAGACGCATGCATAACATGCCCGCCAAACTCCTCCAACCCATGCAACTCCGGCACTACTTTCTCCGCATTCTCACCAGTTGCCACTACAAGCCACCTGCATAGGTATTCTACATCCGCACTAGTCCCCACCCGCCATAATCCACACCTCTCATCATAGCTCGCAGATTCAACGCACTCGTTGAATCGTGGGTTCATATCAAATTTGTGGGCGTATGATTGGAGGTAGTCAAGGAACTGGTATTTGGAAGGGTACTCGGGGAAATGAGGTGGGAAAGGGAAAAACGGTAGTTGGCAAAATCGCTTAGGAAGATGGAGTTTGAGACGGTCATAAGTCTTGTTTCGCCACAGGGATGCGATACAGTGGGCACGCTCTAGGATCACAAAGGGAACCCCTTGTAGCCTTAGTCCTGCCCCAACTGCAAGCCCCGACGGTCCGGCCCCTACTATGAGAGGCCCGTTGATTACTACGCATTTGCCACTCCTAGAGATTAACAAATCTTCTTCATGTTGAAGCATTGTGGACCAATGTAATGATATGAGACAAGGGATGGAGAGGCATAAATAGTAGGGCATGTGTTGTGGATCTAAATATCGTGTCCCTCCCTATACCTATACGTACGGAAAAGGAATGACCAGAGGCCCATGCATgtggattaaaaaaaaaaaagtaaaacccGACCACATACAATATTTACATGTTGGTTTGTAGCATTAATAACTTATAATGTTAGTGAATTAAGTGTGTTTAGGTCATATAATAATTAACCCATACTAAATTGTAGCCGGTCAGTGACTTAATTAACATGCATGGTTTGGTTGAATTTAAGTTATAAAATAGGAACTGAACTGACCGAGCAGTGTACGTACTATACTTACATGCGAATGaaagaaaatatataaaaaactctGTCGCAATCAATTTAAGTGTATAGCTAGCTAATTAATTACATAGGACAATCTCAGATAGATATCTTCAGATTTTGGTGTGTACTAGATGATCCAATCCCGGCTATTTCTTTGTAGCATCCCAACCCTCTTTAGTATAAGTaccccaaacacacacacacatatatatgtatatatactgTTTGATATATAGATATTATTAAGGAATTATATATTGTAGTTACTGTCCTATTGAGCAAAATATAATAACAGTACGAATATTCATTTTTGTAACTTAAAAATAACGGAGTTTGCATGTAATCACATGATCTTTTATTAGCATTTGGTCAActtcattttcaattgaaattTTAACATGTTAATAATAATTTTCTATCAGTGGTGAACTGAAACTATCCCAAATGATTAGCTACCTACTTAAACACACTGTTTCATGCCTTTTATCCcccccttctctctctctatatatataaattGTTGCATGTGATGCTTTTATCCTATTATTATACAATATTTATTAGCTTAATCGGGGTTGGTTAGTAAATCTTACATGTTGGTTTGTAGTATTAATAACTTATAATGTTAGTGAATTAAGTGTGTGTAGGTCATTTAATAATTTACCCATGCTAAATTGTAGCCGGTCAGTGACTTAATTAACATGCATGGTTTGGTTGAATTTAAGTTATAAAATAGGAACTGAACTGACCGAGCAGTGTACGTACTATACTTACATGCGAATGaaagaaaatatataaaaaactctGTCGCAATCAATTTAAGTGTATCTATAGCTAGCTAATTAATTACATAGGACAATCTCAGATAGATATCTTCAGATTTTGGTGTGTACTAGATGATCCAAACCCGGCTATTTCTTTGTAGCATCCCAACCCCCTTTAGTTTAAGTACCTAGTTTGATATATAGATGTTATTAAAGAATTATATATCCCAGGGCGGTTTTTAGGTTTTTGTAGACACTAAGCGAACTTCGAAGTGGAGGCATTTTTTGCAAAATTACCCATTCAACATATTTAGTAACAAAACCCTCCTCCTCACTACTAGAAAAGGGGACAATTTACTACAGAAATTTCCTACACAATTTTTTTCGTCACAGATTACAACACCTTTATGACGAATttccttaaaaaaaaaattcatgatTTTGTTACAAATAATCGATGCATCCATGACGAAaaacaagaaaaccctaattaattgacagttgcgtcacaaatctgtcagaaataacctacaaaaggttaattattaatctttaccgaataaatatttatataagccAAATAAATAAGGGAAAATAATATGGTTTCCTACACATTTGTGACGAAAAATAAGAAAACGctaattaattgacagttgtGTCACAAATCTGCAAGAAATAATATCGTTTGCTACACATTTATGatgaaatatttattttttaattaacttAAACCATCCGTCGGAATTCCGTCACAACTTGTGACAAGTCtccgacaaaaaaaaaaaaaaaaaaaaaaaaaaaaaaaaaaaacctatttaATTGACAGTTGGGTCACAAATCTCTCACAAATAATCTACAAAAGGTTAATTATAATTGTCTACCGAATAAACATTAATATATGCAAAATAAATAAGGGAAAATGATAGCATTTCCTACACAATTcttataaaatatttatttattaattaaaataaaccaTCCGTCGGGATTGCGTCACAACTTGTGACGCATTTCTGACAAATATCCTTGTATCAATACAATTTCCTACGGATTTATGACAAAATACTTAAATCCATTGCAAATTGTCATAAAGGCGTAGAAAACAATCCATATATCAATACAATTTCCTACGAATTTATGACAAAATATAGATTCATAAACCATCCGTCAGGATTGCGTCACAACTTGTGACGCATTTCCAATAAATATCCTTGTATCAATACAATTTCCTACACATTTATGACAAAATACTTAAATCCATTGCAAATTGTCACAAAGGCGTAGGAAACAATCCATGTATCAATACAATTTCCTATGAATTTATGACAAAATATAGATTCATAAACCATCCGTCAGGATTGCGTCACAACTTGTGACACATTTCCGATAAATATCCTTGTATCAATACAATTTCctacgcatttatgacaaaaTGCTTAAATCCATTGCAAATAGTCACAAAGGCAAAGGAAACAATCCATGTATCAATACAATTGCCTACGAATTTATGATAAAATGCTTAAATCCATTGCAAGTTGTGACACATTTCTTATGACATTTAAGGATTTCTCACAAATGTGTAAGAAACAACGTATATAATTATTcttattttaaatattaaatgtaTGTAACTATGTggacgtatgtatgtatgtatgtatgtatgtatgtatgtatgtatgtatgtatgtatgtatgtatgtatgtatgtatgtatgtatgtatgtatgtatgtatgtatgtatgtatgtatgtatgtatgtatgtatgtatgtatgtatgtatgtatgtatgtatgtatgtatgtatgtatgtatgtatgtatgtatgtatgtatgtatgtatgtatgtatgtatgtatgtatgtatgtatgtatgtatgtatgtatgtatgtatgtatgtatgtatgtatgtatgtatgtatgtatgtatgtatgtatgtatgtatgtatgtatgtatgtatgtatgtatgtatgtatgtatgtatgtatgtatgtatgtatgtatgtatgtatgtatgtatgtatgtatgtatgtatgtatgttatgtatgtatgtatgtatgtatgtatgtatgtatgtatgtatgtatgtatgtatgtatgtatgtatgtatgtatgtatgtatgtatgtatgtatgtatgtatgtatgtatgtatgtatgtatgtatgtatgtatgtatgtatgtatgtatgtatgtatgtatgtatgtatgtatgtatgtatgtatgtatgttatgtatgtatgtatgtatgtatgtatgtatgtatgtatgtatgtatgtatgtatgtatgtatgtatgtattatgtatgtatgtatgtatgtatgtatgtatgtatgtatgtatgtatgtatgtatgtatgtatgtatgtatgtatgtatgtatgtatgtatgtatgtatgtatgtatgtatgtatgtattgtatgtatgtatgtatgtatgtatggtatgtatgtatgtatgtatgtatgtatgtatgtatgtatgtatgtatgtatgtatgtatgtatgtatgtatgtatgtatgtatgtatgtatgtatgtatgtatgtatgtatgtatgtatgtatgtatgtatgtatgtatgtatgtatgtatgtatgtatgtatgtatgtatgtatgtatgtatgtatgtatgtatgtatgtatgtatgtatgtatgtatgtatgtatgtatgtatgtatgtatgtatgtatgtatgtatgtatgtatgtatgtatgtatgtatgtatgtatgtatgtatgtatgtatgtatgtatgtatgtatgtatgtatgtatgtatgtatgtatgtatgtatgtatgtatgtatgtatgtatgtatgtatgtatgtatgtatgtatgtatgtatgtatgtatgtatgtatgtatgtatgtatgtatgtatgtatgtatgtatgtatgtatgtatgtatgtatgtatgtatgtatgttatgtatgtatgtatgtatgtatgtatgtatgtatgtatgtatgtatgtatgtatgtatgtatgtatgtatgtatgtatgtatgtatgtatgtatgtatgtatgtatgtatgtatgtatgtatgtatgtatgtatgtgtgtgtgtatgtatgtctgtgtgtgtgtatgtatgtatgtgtgtatgtatgtatgtatgtatgtatgtatgtatgtatgtatgtatgtatgtatgtatgtatgtatgtatgtatgtatgtatgtatgtatgtatgtatgtatgtatgtatgtatgtatgtatgtatgtatgtatgtatgtatgtatgtatgtatgtatgtatgtatgtatgtatgtatgtatatgtatgtatgtatgtatgtatgtatgtatgtatgtatgtatgtatgtatgtatgtatgtatgtacgtacgtacgtacgtacgtacgtacgtacgtatgtatgtatgtactagtcgtttacccgcgcgatgcggcgggaaacatattacttaggttggtgagtttagggctatgtacggggaTGTAGTTTCCGATGTGGCATGTGACGACCATGGTGACAGTGTAGCAGAACGTGAGGGTCTGTTGCGGCCTTCTTCAATGGCGGAGAATCAGCGGTGTGCGGCGATTGGTGGTTTCATGATGTCGTTTGGTGGTTTTTGTGTGACGGCCGGTTAACGGCTTCAGGAGAAAACTATAAAGGCCATTTACATATAATGCGTATATAAaccaaaatatatattatttttaacttcgTAAACTATAAATATTTTAGTTTATTGTTGTAAACATTATAGCAAACTATCAAAATTCAAATAAAATACATATACCGATTACCTTacaataaatttaaaaaatatagaaCCCCATTTCCATTGTTTCATTCTCCGATGGTGGAAACATATAACTTTTGATCACAACAAAACCATATAGCATACCTAAATCAATGATCACAACAAAGTCTTAACAATCATGAAAACATAGTCTATTATAACTTTTGACTCTAAAACTTTTAACTATCCATTATTATGAAACACATTTCTACTCCATTATTATAGCAGCAAAACAATTTGAACAGTTGGAAAGGATGTCCAGCCAAAACAACAACTTCCCATCCAATACCAAAAATCTATTTGGTTCAGCTTACAAATCATCTCAACGTGACTGAGTTGACCATTGTCGCTGGGTAAGACCTGAACCACCAAACACCACCACAGTTCCATTATTGGTGGCTTATTCCACCACCAGCACTCACCCAGCCCCTACATTCACTCTATTTTTACTTTTAATATCTAATAGCAGATGTCTATGACTATCAACATATCATACAATTCTAAATAAGCTCATTCTTTTATAGTAAACTACTATACAATCTCTACTGGGAGAAAACCTTTCAGTTGTAACACGAGTAAATATTATACCTTCAATAGATGTTTTGTCTAATAAGAAAACAATAGATGCAACGGTTGGAAACTAAAAAAATGGCTAATTAGAAAACAAGAGATGTAACTGTTGGAAAATGGGAAAACAAAATCATTATTAAAGAACTTTCAAAAATGAAACAGCACC is from Helianthus annuus cultivar XRQ/B chromosome 9, HanXRQr2.0-SUNRISE, whole genome shotgun sequence and encodes:
- the LOC110875683 gene encoding LOW QUALITY PROTEIN: probable indole-3-pyruvate monooxygenase YUCCA7 (The sequence of the model RefSeq protein was modified relative to this genomic sequence to represent the inferred CDS: deleted 1 base in 1 codon), whose product is MPLHPLSHIITLVHNLQHEEDLLISRSGKCVVINGPLIVGAGPSGLAVGAGLRLQGVPFVILERAHCIASLWRNKTYDRLKLHLPKRFCQLPFFPFPPHFPEYPSKYQFLDYLQSYAHKFDMNPRFNECVESASYDERCGLWRVGTSADVEYLCRWLVVATGENAEKVVPELHGLEEFGGHVMHASDYRSGKDYRGKKVMVVGCGNSGMEVSLDLCHHKAFPSMVIRSSVHVLPREVGGISTFELATGMLKWLPVKMVDKILLILARCTLGDLEKYGIKRPRMGPIELKNARGKTPVLDVGASHEIKSGKIQIVPGIKKFSRGRVELVNGTNLEIDSVILATGYCSNVPSWLKVRNLQEESNEGKLGLYAVGFSRRGLFGASCDAIRVSQHIAKIWNQETNQSLCHTFL